The genomic stretch GAGTTGGCACCATAAcgggtactttttagagttgccatttaataattttttgctgtattgatgggacttttatgatataaattcgtttttgcgacaaaattgaataaatacataatgtgatgaaactaggtaactgaaattaaaacatatattacataagcattataaacttaaagttactattatttttaattgttcataattcaattgcaggtgtgtcagagaaaactgtaacaagaattacaaacgaaggtataatagcggcgtgtacttcgaaaaaaattgtaacccaacaattatgcaataaactctgaataaaaaattgtattgcttttctttaccctattttctcatcttttccctgtaagtaggtagaacaccgctaatattagtaaatgaaaatatactttttacataacagaaatattgtttcatcgaagtatgcagaaaataaaattatttgataaattacatctgctattattattattaaataaaataggtaaattttttactcataaatggcaacattacgttatgcgattgcagcgccgcgtctgggggacttctttcatgaaaaggactatacagAGTAatagatagagaaaaagtGAGAGAGAGAGGGGTATATAGACATCACGCAGCTGTATTAAACTTTATCGACAAACTTTTGTTACATCGGGTTGTGGAATGTGGAATTCGTCATATTtggtggaggtacttaaccagGTACAAGTGATCCCCctgtatattaatctgccaAGCTAGTCATAGAAACCGTACGGAAATTTAAGCTTAGCCTAGCACATGAAAAGTAAATGACGCCTTCGGCCATGACAGTTAACACTTAAAACTACAgagtacattaataaaatctagACATTTTTAACCTTCAACCACTGCCATCTACTGCGAACGGTGCTTATTGCTTAATAGTTAATACCGATGGCGATTACCGCTAAATGCTAATAAAATACACATGTATAATGATGCATGTAGTGTTAATATAATGGTATAGTGTTTGTACACTTTACAATTTGGCTAACAGTGTTttgttaaaaagttattattttaattttatgtattacaaCGAAGCATTAAAACAATCAAGTAAAATAACTGTATAGCccaatatttgaattataatatCCGAGAATGATAAAGTTAGTGGATCCAGTGGTTCGAAGTTTTAAAGTGGCGAAGGTGTTTCGTGAAAATACTGACAAAATAAACAGCATTGACTTTTCCCCGAGTGGTGAAACTCTTATATCGTGTAGCGAAGATGACCAGATAGTTATATATGATTGTGAAAAGGGCACCCAAATGATAACTGTAAACAGCAAAAAATATGGTGTTGACTTGATACATTTTACGCACGCAAAGAACACAGCTATACACAGTTCTACCAAAGTAGATGACACCATCAGGTATTTGTCTCTTCatgataacaaatatattcgATATTTTCCAGGACATACTAAAAAGGTTGTTACTCTTTGCTTATCTCCAGTAGAGGATACATTCCTTTCTGGTTCGTTAGACAAAACCTTACGTCTTTGGGATTTACGGTCTCCAAATTGCCAAGGCCTCATGCATCTTTCGGGAAGACCCGTAGCTGCTTATGATCCCGAGGGATTAATATTTGCTGCTGGTGTAAACTCGGaaagtataaaattgtatgactTGAGATCTTTTGACAAAGGTCCTTTTGTTACATTCAAATTGAATCATGAGAAAGAATGTGATTGGACAGGATTGAAATTTTCGAGAGATGGAAAAACCATGCTTATAAGTACAAATGGTTCAATAATTAGATTAGTTGATGCATATCATGGAACTCCATTGCAGACATTTACAGGGCACCTTAATAACAAAGGTATACCAATAGAAGCATCATTTAGTCCTGATTCACAATATATTTTCAGTGGTTCAACTGATGGAAGAGTTCATGTTTGGAACGCTGATACTGGATACAAAGTATGTGTTCTTAATGGGGATCATCCAGCACCCATACAATGTGTTCAGTTTAACCCTAAATACATGCTTCTAGCTTCTGCATGCACAAATATGGCATTTTGGTTACCAACAATAGATGATGTTTAGTcttaatcttaaaatagtcTTACAATACTAGTATTGTGAGTAAGAATATACCAATAATGGAGTTATTACAAAGACACTAAAATGTTTAACATATTCAATGCCAATCTTCTTACGTCTCATTAATATTCCATATGGCATAATAAGCTATTGTTTCTGCTACAGGCAGTAACAGGATCTTAGAGCCCTCTATAGTCAAGAATAtgtacattattaatataaataatgttttgcgGCATACTATATTGTGTAATTAATGTGTCATACAGAAATGTGATGaatcaaaattaattcctCTAGCATCTGATCATTTCAGTCAGACAATAACTTTTAAGTAGTTAAATGAcatattttggtttaaatttttataaaaaataaagatctaactaataaatttatacttttatttctcctctaactttatattttcctatatatatatatatatatatataacagcaGTAAGCTGGTAATTGGGgaagattttataattaatttgtatcgaatacattttatttatgccTACTAAACAGAAGACAAGAATAATGTCAGTTAAAAAgccatattttataataacttttaaacaaataaaaatattaatacctaTAACATGATTTTTAGTTGATCTTAAATTTATCAATTGTGGACCCatcattattatatctatGCCTGCCTACTTGATGCAAATTTAGAGATGATTGGAATTATAGTTTTGGTAAATTTAATTCTCTCTACTtcaactgatttttttattttggtacCAACATAGGATTGAAATTAGACTAATGGGATCTTCATACactataagtatataaataaattatcatttaacaccttaatttctttttgaagttatacttctttaggcgcgttatgaaaaattgatgagagtgaaattttacgatgcgcgcgcaccgtgacacaaaattatcagtgtgattatagccgggcgccgagcgtgcgcgagcgagatgggaataagacaatctacaagtaaaaagaaatagaatatgcgtgaagttagcagctatgccaagaattttgaatgaccataattacctttgtagtaccttttaaacaaataaaggagttttaattattttttcaaagaaatttagcaatgctttttcacaaagacctatagTTACTTAGTttaaaggttatgaaacatataggtgtgttatctaaagctggcggcttcaacacatttacactttgtgcttgtgtagtgtctgtaaataagcgcgagacgtgatgtcaaactgaaatacaatcacaaatacatcatgaaaagactgtccgtctctctagcgctcggtcaagcttatagaccagtgccgataatttttgaaacctaaaaaaattacagtaggatgaaacccattagaaaagcaggggaatatgatcaaaatgaaaggaaaaataaattacggtcgatcggaggtcgggaaggggtaggggggggagttttaagggtaaaaaacggtttatctcgatttccggcaaaactaaaagtcctatcgaagaaaatttaatggcaaagttgtaggtaataaaaagatctaaaacttttgtattcacacatttttcacataacctcaaaatttatgtgaaaaattcaaaaaaccaagtttttggtttttaatttttatcttttacaaaaatattttttttttaacgaaatttggtgaaaacttacctttctatgtcccaaatacgctgtaatttatttgattaaaaatatttatttgttcaccttattttgaattaatatcgaaaaaacaccctaattttcaatcgaaaattctgacgtcaaaatttcagcttttttcaaaaagttggtgtgctttcagttcgttgaaatctctactttcctatggtaaaaaaatatatatatattaccatagtaaatcttctcagaaaacgcaaaaaatcgaatgcagtaacgcccagacctgtcatccccttccttacttctctatgaatcttctatctatctgcactggtctattatgagtataaaagagacagttattgtttttcttttgctactgtttatgttgatctttactgttttatattattattattttatacatgttgatcttttttcaaacattaccagggcaatctcgtgaaatggtgcacaatgtttttaattattttaagcatcttaataaaaacagtttaatgaaaaaatgttacctatatttaatttgacatcagatgcgactggggtttctaagaggagtattgaaagaatagttagtgaaataaaagtgaagtgtgttgagctagatggagcttatgtcgaaaaattatttacacaaactactcttttatgttcttggtcgggcttagaactttCGGATCCACCCTcatatgcacataatatttatatgtatttgacacatttttatttatttacaacccacccaacattactaaaaccagagtagactaaaatatatagcttggcaaaaaagtaatatttttaaacattctgtatagtgaaattgcattagtgtgagtactgtgaacgcgccagctttcgataaccgacctatacctagttattaaattgagtgaataatataataaaaaaataaataataatgattatttttccgacccaaatatcggccaatagaattgcaccattcgacgtcacgtggtacaacctacatggtattatactgataattttttgtgaaaattttctctggtcgttgcttcaagaaaagtattaagtagttgttttattcattatgaaattcttatttgttaactgtacatttcgtctcatggtgcaattctattggccgacatttgggtcggaaaaataatcccccgaataccacacgagcttcaaaattatcgggcatttccctcaaggttccctgcaaacaaatatagtctcgacttatagtcgtcatgacgactatattaattgtttgcaacgaacctatcgggaaatacccgataattttgaagctcttgtggtattataagtgataattattattaatattaattgtaactaaatattaaatattattaaattattaaggttaaatatttatcattaattattaaaaaaaaataaagaaagccaaagaagtataacttcttacgcgcgtacataagtacacgcaaccTTTTTGTAATACATGAAcaaccaataaaaaataattaagacttTTTTCCTTGAAACATCATCcatctatacatatattttttccatggACCTCttattggatttttttacttGGGGCAATGCATTGTGCATACCCTTCAGCTGCGAGATTGCTTGGTGTGGGACTCTGGGTTTGCCCATCTGCCCTTGTTCATGCAAGTGGTGTGGCCCCCCCATTTCCACTTTAGTTTTTGCAATGGGATAGTGTATCAATAAcgtatgttttatttcttatcttgtcctttagttttaaaattaatacatttttaaaaataattgatatttaatacattttgtattgttattttttttagatgtgTGTGGTTCAGTTTAGTTTTTCTGTAATCCATTTGGTAGTTTTCTTAATACACTTCTGAGTGATAAAGTTACAAAGCTTTTTTAGCCTTTTTCACTTCCAATTTAATTATCTTGGAAATGAAAAAGCTTCATTGCTCCCTTTTTGGATATATACATTCTAATCCCTtcaatatgaatatttgaatatAGCTTATATCCAAATATAGTATgtataactttttaagttCATCAGATAAGTAaacttctattttttttataaagattgtAACTCTTATGTCAGATATAAGTTTTTCCAACAAAGGCTGTTAGTTAGATCTGCTACAGGGTTTTGATGACACCCaattaaacctaaaaaaaagggtgcgtgttcttatgtacgcgcgtaagaagttatacttctttggcattattaaaaatagtttttgattgcatgcaaataattaattacaattaaataatcaaagactggaaaaggagtcattatagtcaataaagttcttctcttaaattaagtgtaacataaattctattattattcgaatgttgtttttaaattatgtccaatgccgtagcatcttccgtgggcaacttcatactgataattttgtgtcacggtgcgcgcgcatcgtaaaatttcactctcatcaatttttcataacgcgcctaaagaagtgtaacttcaaaaactaatttcaatctgttaaattaataaaaatttcaacatGAATGGTACAATTTGTGGTATTGTTATAAAGTACACAAAAAGAGGTAAGAGCGGAATTGTTTTAAGTCTCACTATAAATGCAGGCACAGCATGATTCACTCATTTGATTTCCTATAATTACTATCTAATCACCTGTGTGTTTAAAATTATCCAGGTCCATAATAACAATTGAGCTTAAAACTTTGCCATACATCGCCTAAACACTAAATCTTATTCCAATAGCATCTAATTATATTCGGCGGCGTTTGTTGATGAAACATCAAATACATGAAACACCGTTCATACTTTCCCACTTGACCGAATTCAACGAAGAGCCGAGAGCGGCTTGTCGGCGACCAACCcttctccgagcggcttgatttcttggcgttgcgtagagatgtgggacATTGTGAAGTGTGAACTGTGAACTAGGATGTATAACATTATAGGTATGTACTATGTAGCAGAAATGGTCAGGCGCCATAAGTCTAGTGTTATAGTGTATCATACACAAGGGATTAATAACCcgcttattatattatactcctaaattatgtttatttaacatCGTATTTTGGCGGTTCTTGTCGGAACAATGTATCTAAATGCTGAATAGTatcttataaataagtttacaTCACTATCGCAacgaataactttattcatgttCTATGCATTGATAATGTTCCGAATTTCTACTTTTTCATGAtacattgtatattattatctcATTGTactatgttataaaa from Pieris napi chromosome 15, ilPieNapi1.2, whole genome shotgun sequence encodes the following:
- the LOC125056695 gene encoding WD repeat-containing protein 82, which produces MIKLVDPVVRSFKVAKVFRENTDKINSIDFSPSGETLISCSEDDQIVIYDCEKGTQMITVNSKKYGVDLIHFTHAKNTAIHSSTKVDDTIRYLSLHDNKYIRYFPGHTKKVVTLCLSPVEDTFLSGSLDKTLRLWDLRSPNCQGLMHLSGRPVAAYDPEGLIFAAGVNSESIKLYDLRSFDKGPFVTFKLNHEKECDWTGLKFSRDGKTMLISTNGSIIRLVDAYHGTPLQTFTGHLNNKGIPIEASFSPDSQYIFSGSTDGRVHVWNADTGYKVCVLNGDHPAPIQCVQFNPKYMLLASACTNMAFWLPTIDDV